The genomic region GCGTCGCCACCAGGCCATACCGCAAACTCCTGCCTTCCGACGCACGTGCTAGTCCAGCCTGGGGCTCGGGTCCCGGCCCCGCCCCATGACGGTACAGGGCTCGGGTCCTtcagccccgcccccggccctgaACTCAGCTTCTAGCCCCGCCCCTGCAAGGTGCCCCCGGGAGCCCTCGGCTGGTGGGACTCGCTCTCCCGCCGAGCCGGGTGGGGGCGGAGTCCGGCCTGGAGCTGTGAGAACCGGAGCGGCGGAGGTGGTGCCTCTGTCGGGGAGCCGGCTTTCGCGGCCATGACAGTGGTGGCCCGCGGCTTCTGGCTGCTCCGCGGCCGCCTGGGCCGAGTGTCGGCGCTGAGCCGGATCGCGGAGTCGCCCTTCGCGGCGCCGGGAGCGGCGGGGCAGGCGTTCCGGGGCTTTCGGAGCAGCGGCATGAGGTATGAGTGCCCCCGAACGCTCGACCTCCTCTGGGGTGGGCGCTCCCGGGTGCGAAGCCAGTGGCTGTGGGAGGGGCGGCCGGGCGCCTGCAGCTGGCGCGGGCGAGGCCTCGCGCGTGTGACCCGGGGCTCCAGGGCAGCCGCGCGGCGGGTCGGGGGCGAGGCCTGTCTTCGCTCCGAACTTGGCCTTGCAGGCCAGGCCGGCTGGTCGCATCCGCCTCAAATCGGGCAACTTGGATGTTCTCTGCGCACACTGGAACGTTCCATGTTTGCAGCGGGTGCAGTTGAGTGACTGAGGAAGACCTTTGAGACCCAGAGAAAAGGGGCCTTAAAAACACGCGGTCTGCTTGTTTGAAGCATTTGTTTGATTTTGGTTATGGCTGTATTTTGTAAACAAAGGAGTGGGCAGTGGCCAGATGGTTTAGAGTTTATGAATTTCTTTGTTGGTGGTAATACTGAGATCTTTTCCGGCTCTACAATTCTTAATGATTTCACAAAATCAGACATTAATCTTGACTTTTCGGTGTTTCTCTGTATGGCGCTTCCCAAATGTCTGCAGTCTTAGATTGACATGATCAATCTTAGATTCACTGCATCTCTTGTTGCTGGCTAGCAGATTGCGAGTAGGTTTTAACTGTTCTGTACAAATGGTAAGCTTTGTCCGTCCGTCCGTTACTTATAGCTATTATACAAACTCGATCTAAGAAGCTAAGAATAATTTCTTTGAACCCAGAGCCAGTGAGTCCATTTGTTTTCAGACTTACAGGAATTTCAATAACGTTCTGTAACTGCAGTTTTACGTGGCCAGAGATTGTGCCTTACTTGTCTTTTTGTAGCCCCATGTCCAGCACTATGCcggaagaaaggaaagatcaaTAATGAGGAAACATAAtgactgcttatttaacttaaattgaTTAACTCTTCATTGTATATATTTGGATCTTAGTCTTGGCGtgattgaagtaaaaaaaaaaaaaacctatagggTTTACTTTGGACTTAGTTTGTAATGACTGCTGTTTGTCTTCCAGAGAATATGTGAGAAAATAACAATGACTCACAGTTCTGATTGTGGCAGCTCTCATTGTGTCTGAAAAAAATTACCAGTTGGTTTGGATACAAACTCTGCAACCTAGGAAAAGCAGATTCTGTAGAATTCTCTTTGCATTACAGAATTGAAGGAATTATGCACCACAGTCACACTATTTAGATAATTATTTGCTGAATTTGAGTTATTTTAGGGCTTCTTCCCAGAGTGAAGATAACCTTTTTCAAATTGTGTAAGTTGGTTAATTTCCCTTTGTCAGATCATCCTGTCTTCTCCAGGTATCAATACACTGAATGAGAACCGTAACAGCTAAAAACCTAACTATCTCGTTCAAGCCACTTGTcgtcacacacacatgcagatacACACATGGATAATTCAGaggtttttaaattgaatttatgtcttttataatttaaaataattgactgGAATAATTTTGGAAagctatttttaatgtaaataaagaAGTGTTACTTTCAACCCAGCTGCTTTCAGATTATAGCTGTATAGAAATAAGTAATACCTttgatagatttttattttttcaaggcaGCACTAGTTAGGTTAGGATAGGTGGCATTTTGACATCCCCTTGTCACTAAGTACTGTATATGAAGATGAAGTTGGCTGTAAGGTTGAGAAACACCTGTGGACTGATGGGTCTCGGGTGGGGAGAAATCCGGACAGTGTGTTGATGCTCATTGGTGTCTCTTTTCTCTTCTAGGACCAGCAGAGAGAAGAGATTCCATCTTCCAGAGGTCGCCACTGTCTGCCTCCCCACTTGTCCCCATCCTCGGTCATCtcttttaacacattattgaccagagatgtattaatatgtcttttgttacCCAAATGTTATTGACTGGAGATATATCAATATCACTTGATAAGAAATTGCTGGCCACAGGTGTTAGTCTCAGCAAAAATCCCCCCGGTCAATAATGAGTTAATATGTAGTGACACATTAGTTGTGTAGTTATTCATAGTGAATGTGGTTTAAATCCTACACTATCCTCTTGACTTGAAATATGAGCCTTAGTGTttttctcactgcagtgaatCTTTGAGTTTGATGAACTCTTTCCCTAATGATATTGACTGTTTTCAATTAACAGATTTATTACCAGTTTCTGGTATAGAGTCTCAAATGAAACAAAGTATTTTTGATTGTCTTTCATATCTTTGGCTAATTAGATACTTATAATGGAACATATAAATACTTTTTTAGTAGAGAATTTCAAGGAATAGTGTTTAACAGaatttgaaaattacaaaattattatttattgtttaatatttaatctCAGAATGGTTTCCCTTTAAAATTTGCAGTGAGTTTTTCCCCCATTTACTCATGATAAAATAGATTtattaattgaaagaaaatatatttaaatgtcaaggaaataaatgaataagtccCTTCTATTTGTTGCAGCTTATTATTTCTTGAAATGAATTACCTAAAAAGCcaaaaagttacaaataaaatattcttggTGATTAAATTTTCCCAATTTGGCCTTGCTGTGTGAGAAGTTTACAAATCAAAATGTGCTTGGGTTGTGAAACATCATATGAGCCTGGCACGGTGTTTTTAAGTGTATGGAGCTGGGCAGCAGTCTATCTCATCTGGAGGCAAGGTTACAGCAGACTTTTATATTAATGCCGTTCTCGAGGCAGATTTTCGGGTATTCTCCAACAAAGGCTTCCCCAAACCATGCTTTACTGCATCAACTCATTTATAGTAACTAAATGGATATCccaagggtttttgtttttttttaattaaaaaaccctGTATTTTTGGAAGTAGTAAGAGATACTGGTTTATGTTATGTAAATAATCATGTCTtataggacttccctcgtggctcagatggtaaagaatctgcctgcaatgcaggagacccaggttcagtccctgggtggggaagatcccctggagaaggaaagggctacccactccagtattcttgtctgaagaatcccgtggacaaagaagccttgcaggctacagtccattgggttgcaaagagttggccacgactgagcaactaacaccttcttCTTTCGTAGGATGGatagttttaataattttaaaaagacaaattgtATATGTAcacctgtttgtttttcttgagaCCCTCTCTTCTAGTATTTACTCAGTTTCTCTGTCTGCTATAGAATTGATTTAAAGATCATTTTATCCTCATGTGAAGCTTAAAGAACCCAGACTCCACTTAGTACCATTACTGAAGCTGATTTTCCATGGAATTATTTCAACCAAGATAGAATTTGTACCAATGGCTAGCAAGGGCAGTTTctcaaaatcacattttattttgctgGAAAATTGTGATTTTTGAGTCTTAATGCCTTACCTCTCCTAATGACAATGAGCTATGATAGCTATTTGgttacagtttttatttctaagcagttattggtggtggtttggtcactaagtcgtgtcctacccttgcgagtccatggactgtagcagttatgtcattttaaatttaaaacataaatgtttcACCATTTATTGTCTCATATCTTAGTTTTATATCTGTGCTTCAGCTGTTCAGAAATAATATGTTCTAATGTAATATCTCCAAAATCAAGTTTTCTGATTAAAATGGGTCAACAGGTGAACAGAGAAAATTAATACTAATCTCAGACCTTGTTAGTCATGATTTTAGTAATAATCTAGCAATTTCTTTAATGACCCAAATCTTTGTTTTTCACATGCTTTGTAGTTATATTATTCTTTCATGTtaataccctgctgctgctgctaagtcgcttcactcatgtctgactctgtgcgaccccatagatggcagcccaccaggctcccccatccctgggattctcaaggcaagaacactggagtgggttgccatttccttctccaatgcatgaaagtgaaaagtgaaagtgaagtcgctcagtcgtgtccgactcttagccaccccatggactgcagcctgccaggctcctccatccatgggattttccaggcgagagtactagagtggggtgccattgccttctccagttaataCCCTAGTTAGATGATAAAAGTAGCAACAAAGAAACCCAGCAGATTACCTTCTATGGTCGCATACTCttcaggaaattccatggagctcaatgaagatttttaaaaataatttggtttaAGGATGATTAAGTTGTAGAAGGATGTTTAAAGATGTAGGAGCTTGGGTGAAAACTGAACTGTCCAATGAGTGGGATAAATTAATGATCAGTAATTAGTGAGTTTACTATTAAGAAGTGCAATCTGGACCAGAAAAAATATCAACTAATTTGTGTTCAGAATGGGATATAATACAAACTTAAATTAGTTTTAAAGAAGACTTCAAGGTTGATAGTATCCAAGAAGTTTTATCCAGCTGCTTCTGTTAATATTATATCATAGGGATTTTCTGTGTTGCCATtgtttttgttaacattttattgGCTCCATAATATTACATTAAGTCAAGTGGCCTTAATTTACCTAACCATTTTGCTGTTGGTTAATGTCTAGTCcttgaaatatgaaataattaacTCTCAGATGCAGGTCATGTTCCTGTCAACATCATCATACCAACCAGGTTTGTTCACTTAATGATCCGAACTCTACTTAGGTTTCTAGAATTACTCTCATTGAAGAGTATGCCTCGAATCAAGAGACTATTCAAAGATTTGTCATTCTAAACTGAGGGCATATTTAAAAATAGGTGTTTCCTTTTCCCACTTTGGCTATTTATTAACTCTGCAATGAATATCATCTTGCTTTAAGCAATCCAGTTGTATTGTTGAAAAATAAATTCGTATTAATATTTAATGCTTCCTAACTCTGTGTTAAACATTTTGCTAAGATTTTTCACATATAGTTTGTCCTTCAATCCTCATAACAACTGAAAGAAGTAGACACTATTACTATTCCCAATTAACAGATTAGGAGACTGGGacttagggaaattaaataacttgtccatgATAACACAGTAAATAAATGGTGAAGACAGAGTTGGAAACTGCATGATCTATCCAGTGCATTTCTCTACAAGCAATTTATAAATTTCCCTATTGCTTATCATCGTTCTGAAAATCCTTATTAAATTGCAGAACTTTTGTGAATCAAGACACCTGATTTTGcatataaatcttaaaaattgtgTTGTCAGATTTCCTTAATACAGGGTATCTCTTTACTTGGGAATTCATGGATAGAATTTAAGTATCCCTAAACTtagatggtggagaaggcaatggcatcccactccagtactcttgcctggaaaatcccatggatggaggagcctggtaggctgcagtccatggggtcgctaagagtcggacacgactgagcaatttcacttttacttttcactttcctgcattggagaaggaaatggaaacccactccagtgttcttgcctggagaatcccagggacaggggagcctggtgggctgccgtctctgaagtcgcacagagttggacacgactgaagtgacttagcagcagcagcagtaaacttAGATGGGAGGTCACTAGTCTCTACTAAATTTAGCATTTTCTTCAATTGTGAATATTTGCCTCAAACCACAGTAATAGAAGTACAACTTATAATATTCCCAGCAAAAATACAGGTATATTAATAACACAGTTGACACAGAGATCTCCAAACATACACACTCACCAGTACTCTTTGATATTATGTAGTAATTAGACTTGCCACTAGGTGttttatttaatgctttttttaaaaaagtatttgataacagtatttcaataaaactggttTTCTGTAAACCTGTGTATTTtatgttaaacatttaaaaaaatggttcTGAGAAGATGTACATGGGATTTAACAAATTGCCCAAGTGTTCTCATACAAAGCTTAGCATATAAGATTTTTTCTGCAAAAATtatggatgtttaggttgttgttgttgagtcactaagtcatgtccgactcttttgcgaccccatggactgtagcccccccaggctcgtctgtccatggattctccaggccagaatactggattgggttgccatttccttctccaggggtttagGTTGTTACTGATGTTCTAAGTTACAGGTTAGAGTTCTGAAGTTACAAAATTGAATGAAAGAATCACacgtaatggaaaaaaaaattgctttactTTTTATTGACTTATGGAAGTATAATTCCTTTACTTCACAGTGTAAGATAGCATTTGGGATGTGgaatgaaatgttttttaaaaaaccttaaacttaacatttctaaatattaatttactttaaaaaaaattcacttgcTTTGAAAGGCTCCCTAGTATCAGTTAGTGATTGGTTTTATTCCATACGTAATTTTGCCCTGGTTCCCTTGAGTTTGTTTTGTTACTATTGTTAATTTGAACCCCCAAATCTTCAAATTTTGCCCTAAGATACAAAGCATTTAAACTATGCTAGGACCTGCAGAGATATTTTAATTGCTAATGACTGTATTAggttttttcatctttataaatCATAAAACAGTTTATTACAGCTCTAATTAAAGTTGTGGTtgaaaatgagattaaaatacaGATGCAGAAGCAAGATGTCAGGTATACAGATTAAATACACTGTCGTTTGTGAGTGGACTTTGATTTACTATTTTGTGAAAGAGTATTTTGATATACAAGAAAagtagtgatttttttcccctcctgtttaCTACTTTGTTTTAGCTAATTAAACACTTAATTTAGTTCTAGGAACCATAGATTAGGATGGTTGTAGTTTATTTTCTGGAAAGTGAATAGGTAAGTGGACAAGTTCATAGAAACAACACTAAATGTTgatgactttttgttgttgttgtttagttgctaagttgtgtctgactctttgtgacgccatggactgtagcccaccaggctcctctgtctatgggatttcccagggaaaaatattgaagtgggttgccaattccttcttcaggggatattcccgacccagggatagaagccatgtctcttgcattagcgggtagattctttaccactgagccaccagggaagccctgatggctTTTTAGTCTCATATTACTTCTGGTTCTCTGAATATTTCTCCGTCTATTTCTTAACAGAAACTAGGAGAGCCATTTTAACAAATGAGCCAATCGACTCTTAGTCAAAGCTTATTTTATAAGGTCAACAGAGACTATTCCCATTATATACATGAGGAAATTGCATGCCTTTAAAAGCAGTTAAGTAACTTGGCCAGCTTTTAAAGGTAAACAGGGCTACCTCTCAGGGACTTCTGGCTTTGGGTGAGTAATTTGTAGTGTGTTGTGCTGCCTGACTGCTA from Bos indicus x Bos taurus breed Angus x Brahman F1 hybrid chromosome 6, Bos_hybrid_MaternalHap_v2.0, whole genome shotgun sequence harbors:
- the MTHFD2L gene encoding probable bifunctional methylenetetrahydrofolate dehydrogenase/cyclohydrolase 2 isoform X7 gives rise to the protein MTVVARGFWLLRGRLGRVSALSRIAESPFAAPGAAGQAFRGFRSSGMRTSREKRFHLPEVATVCLPTCPHPRSSLLTHY